A stretch of the Vigna radiata var. radiata cultivar VC1973A chromosome 9, Vradiata_ver6, whole genome shotgun sequence genome encodes the following:
- the LOC106774201 gene encoding UDP-N-acetylglucosamine transferase subunit ALG13 homolog — translation MGNDEGGDEKKRVVFVTVGTTCFDALVRAVDSNIVKQALFAKGYTHLLIQMGRGSYLPTKSEGDASLAVDYFTFSSSIAAHLRSASLVISHAGSGSIFETLRLGKPLIVVVNEDLMDNHQSELAEELADRKHLYCASPQTLQQTIADMDLSSLCPYSPGDATPVAQHINCFLGFPDD, via the exons ATGGGGAACGATGAAGGTGGTGATGAGAAAAAAAGAGTGGTTTTTGTGACTGTTGGGACAACCTGTTTTGATGCTCTTGTGAGAGCTGTGGATTCTAACATCGTTAAGCAAGCCTTGTTTGCTAAAGGATACACCCACCTTTTAATTCAAATGGGTCGAGGATCATATCTTCCCACAAAG tCTGAAGGAGATGCTTCTTTGGCTGTAGACTACTTCACTTTTTCATCCAGTATTGCAGCTCATCTCAGATCAGCTTCTCTTGTCATCAGCCACGCAG GGTCCGGTAGCATATTTGAGACATTGCGGCTTGGCAAACCTTTAATCGTGGTCGTAAATGAAGATCTGATGGATAATCATCAAAGTGAACTAGCCGAAGAACTTGCTGATAGAAAACATCTGTATTGTGCCAGTCCTCAAACACTACAGCAAACTATAGCGGATATGGATTTAAGTTCTCTCTGTCCTTACTCTCCAGGTGATGCTACACCGGTGGCCCAGCATATAAACTGTTTCCTTGGTTTTCCTGATGACTGA